Proteins encoded by one window of Gemmatimonas sp. UBA7669:
- a CDS encoding efflux RND transporter periplasmic adaptor subunit, with protein MTSRPLSFLSPATRSPLRTRSAGSLALLCGVLAACGGESTDTPPDTTAATVHADTATLSAEAVRIAGFTVDSVRTSPWRAVVTVPGRLQLDPEAFETIGSITEGRITHVVVRVGDRVRAGQGLVFIHSHEIMDARAALRSAESAVEAADAERRLAESASDRAQRLFDSKAMSRAELERAQVARTVAVSAHARAVSERDRAAALVEHLAGSPPLPQGADEHDVITRTPIGGVVTSRDAQPGTVVLPGTPLLTVGDPSRLQLVMHVPESAAAGVQPGFRVRYTVADAQGASYEARVWRVAPTIDSVTRTLEVLARPSGPLGGRAESFVQAEISGEAQAPVRTVPAAAVVAFDGDTVVFRAEQRGEGLHLEATRVRVGRRTAERVEVLAGLDAGAAVLVQGAGIAKAELLRRRGGGGGGEH; from the coding sequence ATGACGTCCCGCCCGCTATCGTTCCTGTCTCCCGCTACGCGTTCCCCGTTGCGCACCCGCTCGGCCGGGTCACTTGCTCTGCTCTGTGGCGTGCTTGCTGCCTGCGGAGGCGAGAGCACGGACACGCCGCCGGATACGACCGCCGCTACCGTGCATGCCGACACCGCCACCTTATCGGCTGAGGCCGTGCGTATCGCCGGGTTTACCGTGGACAGCGTGCGTACGTCGCCGTGGCGCGCGGTGGTGACCGTGCCGGGCCGCCTGCAGCTCGATCCTGAAGCGTTCGAAACGATCGGCTCCATTACCGAAGGTCGCATCACCCATGTCGTGGTGCGTGTGGGTGATCGTGTGCGGGCAGGGCAGGGGCTCGTGTTCATTCACAGTCACGAGATCATGGACGCGCGCGCCGCGCTGCGAAGTGCGGAGTCGGCGGTCGAGGCCGCCGACGCAGAACGCCGTCTGGCGGAGAGTGCGTCTGACCGAGCGCAACGTCTGTTCGACAGCAAGGCCATGTCACGCGCAGAGCTGGAACGCGCGCAGGTGGCACGCACCGTGGCGGTCAGCGCGCACGCCCGCGCGGTTTCGGAGCGCGATCGTGCTGCAGCGCTGGTGGAGCATCTGGCCGGTTCGCCGCCGCTGCCTCAAGGCGCTGATGAACATGATGTGATTACCCGCACGCCCATTGGCGGCGTGGTCACCTCGCGTGACGCGCAGCCGGGCACGGTGGTGCTGCCGGGAACGCCGTTGCTCACCGTGGGCGATCCCTCACGTCTGCAACTCGTCATGCATGTGCCGGAGTCGGCGGCGGCCGGGGTGCAGCCTGGCTTCCGTGTGCGATACACCGTCGCCGATGCGCAGGGCGCGTCGTACGAAGCGCGGGTTTGGCGCGTGGCGCCCACCATCGATTCGGTGACGCGCACACTCGAGGTACTGGCGCGGCCCAGCGGACCGCTGGGCGGTCGTGCGGAGAGTTTTGTGCAGGCCGAGATCAGCGGTGAGGCGCAGGCACCGGTTCGCACGGTACCCGCGGCGGCGGTGGTGGCATTCGACGGAGACACGGTGGTGTTTCGCGCCGAGCAGCGTGGTGAGGGGCTGCATCTCGAAGCCACGCGGGTGCGCGTGGGTCGGCGCACTGCCGAGCGCGTGGAGGTGCTGGCGGGACTCGACGCTGGTGCCGCCGTACTTGTGCAGGGCGCCGGCATTGCAAAAGCCGAATTGCTGCGCCGCCGCGGTGGCGGTGGCGGCGGGGAGCACTGA
- a CDS encoding response regulator transcription factor, which produces MRVLLVEDDETLRDSAAAFLRANGFAVDPVATGKLARELAAVSPYDAVVLDLRLPDDDGLAICTALRARTPAPRIVMATARDTLEDRVAGLDLGADDYLVKPYALRELVARLRAVLRRPDSDAPTVLVVGDLHLDPATRMVRRGRRDIPLTTKEFAILQVLMRAPGRVLTREYLGEHAWDDNFDPMSNVIDVYIARLRRKVDAEGEVPLLETVRGTGYRLMLPPPESTPGANRA; this is translated from the coding sequence ATGCGCGTGCTGCTGGTGGAAGACGACGAAACGCTGCGGGACAGCGCGGCGGCCTTCCTGCGTGCCAACGGGTTTGCGGTGGATCCGGTGGCCACGGGGAAGTTGGCGCGCGAGCTGGCGGCCGTCAGCCCATATGATGCCGTGGTGCTCGACCTGCGTCTGCCTGACGATGACGGGTTGGCCATCTGCACGGCGCTGCGTGCGCGCACGCCGGCGCCGCGCATCGTCATGGCCACGGCTCGCGATACGCTGGAGGATCGCGTGGCCGGGCTCGACCTCGGCGCCGACGACTATCTCGTCAAGCCGTATGCGCTGCGCGAACTGGTGGCGCGTCTGCGCGCGGTGCTGCGCCGCCCGGACAGTGACGCGCCCACAGTGCTGGTGGTGGGAGATCTGCACCTCGATCCTGCCACCCGGATGGTACGACGCGGCCGGCGCGACATCCCGCTGACCACCAAGGAGTTTGCCATTCTCCAGGTGCTCATGCGCGCGCCGGGTCGGGTGCTCACCCGCGAGTATCTGGGCGAGCACGCCTGGGACGACAATTTCGATCCCATGAGCAACGTGATCGACGTCTACATTGCGCGCCTGCGCCGCAAAGTGGACGCCGAGGGCGAGGTGCCGCTGCTGGAAACGGTACGCGGCACCGGGTATCGGCTCATGCTGCCTCCGCCGGAGTCCACACCTGGTGCGAACCGTGCCTGA
- a CDS encoding TolC family protein → MPRALALALALALSPAVGTELPAQAAGTPPHSSSLDLTAAVEMARQQGLLRQLADARGRIADGRVRESTQWLNPTLEWRRENLGSPLQPDIFATAYVPFDLAGRRLALRGASSAGRGRVQADLQHERRMAELTVARGWLEAASAHELARVVTEQAAALQELARVDSTRVREGLVAEAVGLRTSLEADRARMTAVRARQSEGELLLTLSRQLGATVQAAQLAALMAPGLPDAPDSLLAVETAQRGRPDLLARELAVAEARKRLSAEQRGVLGEVQLQGGTKETGGFMTGQLGVAMPLPLFNRNNGARERAAGELREAQLLHDDARRALQLSVIRARQHYVALRDTREAAASFDARATTLVQSARIAYREGHLTLTELLDAERAAVDARTAHRQWMVDAWMARLELELALGARLDAESPLDLPLLTPSTPSGR, encoded by the coding sequence GTGCCTCGCGCTCTGGCCCTGGCGCTGGCCCTCGCGCTGTCGCCGGCCGTCGGCACCGAGCTGCCGGCGCAGGCCGCAGGCACCCCGCCGCACAGCTCGTCACTCGACCTCACCGCCGCCGTGGAGATGGCACGGCAGCAAGGCCTGCTGCGCCAGCTGGCCGATGCCCGTGGGCGCATTGCCGATGGCCGGGTGCGTGAAAGCACCCAGTGGCTCAACCCCACCCTTGAGTGGCGGCGCGAAAACCTCGGCAGCCCGCTGCAGCCCGACATCTTCGCCACGGCCTATGTGCCGTTCGATCTCGCGGGCCGGCGGCTGGCCCTGCGCGGTGCTTCCTCGGCGGGCCGCGGTCGTGTGCAAGCCGACCTGCAGCACGAGCGCCGCATGGCCGAGTTGACGGTGGCGCGAGGGTGGCTGGAAGCCGCCTCGGCACATGAACTGGCCCGTGTCGTGACCGAGCAGGCGGCGGCGCTGCAGGAACTGGCACGTGTGGACTCCACGCGGGTGCGCGAAGGCCTGGTGGCTGAAGCCGTTGGCCTCAGGACGTCGCTCGAGGCCGACCGGGCACGGATGACGGCGGTGCGCGCCCGTCAGAGCGAAGGCGAGCTTCTGCTCACCCTCTCCCGGCAGTTGGGCGCGACCGTGCAGGCTGCGCAGTTGGCGGCCCTCATGGCGCCGGGCCTGCCGGACGCGCCGGACTCGCTGTTGGCCGTGGAAACCGCTCAGCGCGGTCGACCCGATCTGCTGGCGCGCGAACTCGCCGTGGCAGAGGCGCGCAAACGTCTCTCGGCGGAACAGCGCGGTGTGTTGGGCGAAGTGCAATTGCAGGGTGGCACCAAGGAAACCGGTGGCTTCATGACCGGCCAGCTGGGTGTCGCCATGCCGCTGCCCCTGTTCAATCGCAACAACGGCGCGCGTGAACGGGCCGCAGGCGAGCTGCGCGAAGCGCAGTTGCTGCATGACGATGCCAGGCGCGCCCTGCAACTGAGCGTGATTCGCGCCCGGCAGCACTATGTCGCGCTGCGCGACACGCGCGAGGCGGCTGCCTCGTTCGATGCGCGCGCCACCACACTGGTGCAGAGTGCGCGCATTGCCTACCGCGAGGGCCACCTCACGCTCACCGAGCTGCTCGATGCGGAACGCGCGGCGGTAGACGCCCGCACCGCACATCGCCAGTGGATGGTCGATGCCTGGATGGCGCGGCTCGAACTCGAGTTGGCGCTCGGGGCTCGTCTTGATGCAGAGAGCCCGCTCGACCTTCCTCTCCTGACTCCCTCGACTCCGAGTGGCCGATGA
- a CDS encoding patatin-like phospholipase family protein, which produces MSPFKAPVDSTPMDRTGIHQALPRIGVVLGGGALKGMAHIGALRAIREAGITPHLFAGTSIGAMIAAAAASGVTPDVLQERALSFKRKDLFRINHVGMIMDRMLSRSIYLEGPLRALCDELVADGSFDDLKTKLLVAAVDLERGTPVVFGRPGFRQVKVRDAVYASCALPGFFPPGVVGDRVCIDGGTMDNLPVEVAGLDVDALIAVDVGIANVPLAAGVAEQGFATIFMRAATMMMHEMQQATLETWKGPPMLLVRPPVSHIGWFSFRHIEKLLDLGYTATREALGHLLNALSAPGGIYPRRLMRIEVDRPACTGCGLCAAHAPHLMALDEELKAYPMLPVHEFSPADGGFAGCCPVSAITVAPIETWDEAGARLAQSA; this is translated from the coding sequence GTGAGTCCGTTCAAGGCACCGGTGGACAGCACCCCGATGGACCGCACCGGCATCCATCAGGCGCTGCCGCGCATTGGGGTGGTACTGGGCGGCGGCGCGCTGAAGGGCATGGCCCACATCGGTGCGCTGCGCGCCATTCGCGAGGCGGGCATTACGCCGCATCTCTTTGCCGGCACCAGCATCGGCGCCATGATTGCCGCCGCCGCGGCCAGTGGCGTCACGCCCGATGTGCTGCAGGAGCGCGCGCTGTCCTTCAAGCGCAAGGATCTCTTCCGCATCAATCACGTCGGCATGATCATGGACCGCATGTTGTCGCGGTCCATCTACCTCGAGGGGCCGCTGCGCGCGCTCTGTGACGAGCTGGTGGCTGACGGCAGCTTTGACGATCTCAAGACCAAACTGCTGGTGGCGGCCGTGGACCTCGAGCGTGGCACCCCGGTGGTGTTCGGACGCCCGGGGTTCCGACAGGTCAAGGTGCGGGATGCCGTCTATGCGTCGTGTGCCCTGCCCGGCTTCTTCCCGCCCGGCGTGGTGGGTGACCGGGTGTGCATAGACGGCGGCACCATGGACAATCTGCCGGTCGAAGTGGCGGGCCTCGACGTGGACGCGCTCATTGCCGTGGACGTGGGCATCGCCAACGTGCCGCTGGCCGCCGGCGTGGCCGAGCAGGGCTTTGCCACGATCTTCATGCGCGCCGCCACGATGATGATGCACGAAATGCAGCAGGCCACGCTGGAGACCTGGAAGGGGCCGCCCATGCTGCTCGTGCGGCCGCCGGTTTCGCACATCGGCTGGTTCTCCTTCCGGCACATCGAAAAGCTGCTCGATCTGGGCTACACGGCCACCCGTGAGGCGCTTGGCCACCTGCTCAATGCCCTGAGCGCCCCGGGCGGCATCTATCCGCGTCGGCTCATGCGCATCGAGGTGGACCGGCCCGCCTGCACCGGCTGCGGCCTCTGCGCGGCCCACGCGCCCCACCTCATGGCGCTCGACGAGGAGCTCAAGGCCTACCCCATGCTGCCCGTGCACGAGTTCTCCCCAGCCGACGGCGGCTTTGCGGGCTGCTGCCCCGTATCGGCCATCACCGTGGCTCCCATCGAGACCTGGGACGAAGCCGGGGCAAGGCTGGCGCAGTCAGCCTGA
- a CDS encoding efflux RND transporter permease subunit, with amino-acid sequence MRWLIHLALKRRGLVVGFTLALMAAGLVALQRIPFDAFPDLTGTRVEVITVAPGMAPEEVERLVTYPIESNLMGVPGAVGVRSVSKFGLSLITVPFPDHIDVYFARQLVQQRLADAKAALPAGIEPGLGPVSTPMGELYQYVLTSDSLSLTELKTLHDYVVRPRMRTVPGVSEVNSWGGLTERLEVEVDPVRLAARGLGMADVDRSLAANTMSFGGSYLEQGGERYTVRGLGRVERPEDLARVVIGSHAGVPVRIGDVATVKRGALPRNGAVTRDGVGEVVSGMVLKLQGADSRVVIEGVKARMAEIQQALPAHVEIVPFYDQTELVGRTSRTIIKNLIEGGLLVIAVLFLFLRNVRAALIVASVIPISMLIAFVGMATFGYSANLMSLGALDFGLIVDASVVMVEGFIRRLEENGNSDRRGLFERAAIEVGRPILFGIAIIVAVYIPIFTLDGMEGRMFKPMAFTVVCAVLGSLFLALTYVPAVSSWALRGGHAAPAPWIVRLTAAYDRMLARVMARPLPIVGGSLVLVVVALWSMTRIGTEFMPKLDEGAILVNTRRMPSVDLADATRLSLASERIVRRFPEVVTVVTKEGRPDLATEAMGLFEGDMYVILKPMSEWTTATNREDLVAAFDSALSVVPGLEVSFTQPMAMRLDEAESGIKTDLGVKVVGPDLEQNQGIAERIRRVIASVPGNADVAVEVAEGSGQVRMAVRREALAQYGLSVDDVRLALDLAMGARASAEWIDGFRRVDIAVRVPEAYRADAAALGRLMLRAPGGEMVPLSAVAEIESTTGPEVIGHEDAQRRSLVLSNVRGRDLGSFVSEVRTRIAREVPLPAGVFLEWGGQYENQQRAMKRLEIVVPLALLLIFALLYVSFRDVPQAVLVLSNVPFALVGGIAALWMRGLNLNLSASIGFIALFGIAVLNGVVMVEHLNHLRHDAQMAGKDVLTRVRRGATDRLRPVLMTALVASLGFVPMALSTSPGSEVQRPLATVVIGGLVTSTVLTLFVLPVLYAWLERRRKVRVRATVQAPDHAVPAAATT; translated from the coding sequence ATGCGCTGGCTCATACATCTCGCGCTCAAGCGCCGTGGCCTGGTGGTGGGCTTCACGCTCGCCCTCATGGCCGCGGGTCTGGTGGCGCTGCAACGCATACCCTTTGACGCGTTTCCCGACCTCACCGGGACGCGCGTGGAAGTCATCACGGTGGCGCCCGGCATGGCGCCAGAAGAAGTGGAGCGGCTCGTCACTTATCCCATTGAGTCCAACCTCATGGGGGTGCCCGGCGCGGTGGGCGTACGCTCCGTCTCCAAGTTCGGTCTGTCGTTGATCACGGTTCCGTTCCCTGATCACATCGACGTCTATTTTGCGCGCCAACTGGTGCAGCAACGCCTGGCCGATGCCAAGGCGGCGCTGCCTGCCGGCATCGAACCGGGCCTCGGTCCCGTGTCCACGCCAATGGGCGAGCTGTATCAGTATGTGCTGACCAGCGACTCGCTCTCGCTCACCGAACTCAAGACCTTGCATGACTACGTCGTGCGCCCGCGCATGCGCACGGTGCCCGGTGTATCCGAGGTCAATTCCTGGGGAGGGCTGACGGAGCGACTTGAAGTGGAAGTCGATCCGGTGCGCCTCGCGGCACGTGGGCTCGGCATGGCTGATGTCGATCGTTCGCTGGCCGCCAACACTATGAGCTTTGGTGGCAGTTACCTCGAACAGGGGGGCGAGCGCTACACGGTGCGTGGGCTCGGGCGTGTGGAACGTCCCGAAGATCTCGCGCGCGTGGTGATCGGGTCCCACGCCGGCGTGCCGGTCCGCATTGGAGACGTGGCCACCGTGAAGCGGGGGGCGCTGCCGCGCAACGGTGCGGTCACCAGGGACGGCGTGGGCGAGGTGGTGAGCGGCATGGTGCTCAAGCTGCAGGGCGCCGACTCGCGGGTGGTGATTGAGGGCGTCAAGGCGCGCATGGCGGAAATCCAGCAGGCGTTGCCGGCGCATGTGGAGATCGTTCCGTTCTACGATCAGACCGAGCTGGTGGGGCGTACGTCGCGCACCATCATCAAGAATCTGATCGAGGGCGGTCTGCTGGTCATTGCGGTGCTGTTTCTGTTTCTCCGCAACGTACGCGCGGCACTCATCGTGGCCAGCGTCATTCCCATCTCCATGCTCATTGCCTTTGTGGGCATGGCCACCTTCGGGTACTCTGCCAATCTCATGAGTCTTGGCGCGCTCGACTTCGGTCTCATTGTCGACGCGTCGGTTGTGATGGTGGAAGGTTTCATCCGGCGCCTGGAAGAGAACGGCAACAGTGACCGCCGCGGCCTCTTCGAGCGCGCGGCCATCGAGGTGGGACGTCCCATTCTCTTTGGCATTGCCATCATCGTGGCGGTGTACATCCCCATCTTCACGCTCGACGGGATGGAAGGCCGCATGTTCAAGCCCATGGCCTTCACGGTGGTGTGTGCGGTGCTGGGCAGTCTCTTCCTCGCGCTCACCTACGTGCCGGCCGTGTCCAGTTGGGCACTGCGTGGCGGGCACGCGGCGCCGGCGCCCTGGATCGTGCGCCTCACCGCTGCCTATGACCGCATGTTGGCGCGTGTGATGGCGCGGCCGCTGCCCATCGTGGGTGGTTCACTGGTGCTGGTGGTGGTGGCTCTGTGGTCAATGACGCGCATCGGCACGGAGTTCATGCCCAAGCTCGACGAGGGCGCCATTCTCGTGAACACGCGGCGCATGCCGAGCGTCGATCTGGCCGACGCCACGCGGCTGTCGCTGGCCTCCGAACGCATCGTGCGGCGCTTCCCTGAGGTGGTCACGGTGGTCACCAAGGAGGGCCGCCCCGATCTCGCCACCGAAGCCATGGGGCTCTTCGAGGGCGACATGTACGTCATCCTCAAGCCCATGTCCGAGTGGACCACGGCCACCAACCGCGAGGATCTTGTGGCTGCCTTCGATTCGGCCCTGTCGGTGGTGCCGGGCCTCGAGGTGTCGTTCACGCAGCCCATGGCCATGCGCCTCGACGAAGCGGAGAGCGGCATCAAGACCGACCTCGGTGTGAAGGTGGTGGGTCCCGATCTCGAACAGAATCAGGGCATCGCCGAGCGCATAAGGCGGGTGATTGCCTCGGTGCCCGGCAATGCCGACGTGGCCGTGGAGGTGGCAGAGGGCAGCGGGCAGGTGCGCATGGCCGTGCGCCGCGAGGCTCTGGCGCAGTATGGCCTGTCGGTGGATGACGTGCGGCTCGCGCTCGATCTGGCCATGGGCGCCCGCGCATCGGCCGAGTGGATTGATGGCTTCCGCCGCGTGGACATTGCCGTGCGCGTCCCGGAAGCCTACCGCGCCGACGCTGCGGCACTGGGCCGGCTCATGCTGCGCGCGCCCGGTGGCGAGATGGTGCCGCTTTCGGCGGTGGCCGAGATCGAGTCCACCACGGGGCCGGAAGTCATCGGCCATGAGGACGCCCAGCGCCGCTCCCTCGTGCTCAGCAACGTGCGCGGACGCGACCTGGGCAGCTTCGTCAGCGAAGTGCGCACGCGCATCGCGCGCGAGGTGCCGCTGCCGGCCGGCGTGTTTCTCGAGTGGGGCGGACAGTACGAAAACCAGCAGCGGGCCATGAAGCGTCTCGAGATCGTCGTGCCGCTGGCGCTGCTGCTCATCTTCGCGCTGCTCTACGTGTCCTTCCGCGATGTGCCGCAGGCCGTGCTGGTGCTGTCCAACGTGCCCTTTGCCCTGGTGGGTGGCATTGCGGCCCTGTGGATGCGCGGGCTCAACCTCAATCTCTCGGCCAGCATCGGTTTCATTGCGCTCTTCGGCATTGCGGTGCTCAACGGCGTGGTCATGGTGGAGCACCTCAATCATCTCCGCCACGATGCGCAGATGGCCGGCAAGGACGTGCTGACCCGCGTGCGGCGCGGGGCCACCGATCGCCTGCGCCCCGTGCTCATGACGGCACTCGTGGCCAGTCTCGGCTTCGTCCCCATGGCTCTCAGCACCAGCCCGGGCAGCGAGGTCCAGCGCCCGCTGGCCACGGTGGTCATCGGGGGGCTCGTGACCAGCA
- a CDS encoding sensor histidine kinase → MRTVPERVGLRSRIRTRFTLLYAATVLLLLLVAATVTRQALRATLQQEFDESVRASAALVSQFFRTEIAEYRSIEATLTHISGELVFEDRAMHIRRPDDSHFGDSVSMPRGTVSRMARGQLSAPVRAVRFPLDKDLAPGWDVEVHASLANLHALLRRIDRWFGFGIPALVGVAAMVGWWLTGRTLRPVGQMADAAARIAPVSGERLPLANPGDELGRLGERFNALLDQLDGALVQQRAFLADAAHELRTPIARMRARVEVAQLAAAGGLTTASPASHEDTLRALEAELRVVSQHLDELMQLAQADAAGDDAPLRREHLFLDDLVSDEVPRWRPQAEQAGLRLDMETPEEAPVQGDAVLLRRLLGVLLDNALRYAAPQDAQAEEATGRVRVKVAAHDTQVELLVEDSGPGIAPAERERVFDRFFRGEDARRRRADGSGLGLAIAAWVVQRHRGSIRIEDSPLGGAAFRVTLPRA, encoded by the coding sequence GTGCGAACCGTGCCTGAGCGCGTGGGGCTTCGCTCCCGCATTCGCACCCGCTTCACGCTGCTCTATGCGGCCACGGTGCTGCTGTTGCTGCTGGTCGCGGCCACGGTCACGCGGCAGGCACTGCGCGCCACGCTGCAGCAGGAATTCGACGAATCGGTGCGCGCCTCGGCGGCCCTTGTGTCGCAGTTCTTCCGCACCGAAATCGCGGAGTATCGCAGCATCGAGGCCACGCTCACGCACATCAGCGGCGAGTTGGTGTTTGAAGACCGTGCCATGCATATCCGCCGACCCGACGATTCGCATTTTGGCGACTCCGTGTCCATGCCACGTGGCACCGTGTCGCGCATGGCCCGCGGTCAGCTGTCGGCGCCGGTGCGTGCGGTACGCTTTCCGCTCGACAAGGATCTGGCGCCCGGGTGGGACGTGGAAGTGCATGCGTCGCTGGCCAATCTGCACGCCCTGCTGCGGCGCATCGATCGCTGGTTTGGCTTCGGCATCCCGGCGCTGGTTGGAGTGGCGGCCATGGTGGGGTGGTGGCTCACGGGGCGCACACTGCGGCCCGTCGGCCAGATGGCCGACGCCGCGGCGCGCATCGCCCCGGTCAGTGGCGAGCGCCTGCCGCTCGCCAACCCGGGTGATGAGCTGGGCCGACTGGGCGAGCGCTTCAACGCGCTGCTGGACCAACTCGACGGGGCGCTCGTGCAACAGCGCGCGTTCCTGGCCGACGCCGCGCATGAATTGCGGACACCCATCGCCCGCATGCGCGCGCGTGTGGAGGTGGCGCAGTTGGCCGCGGCCGGGGGGCTGACCACGGCATCGCCGGCTTCACACGAAGACACGCTGCGCGCGCTCGAGGCCGAGCTGCGTGTGGTGTCGCAGCATCTCGATGAGTTGATGCAGCTGGCGCAGGCCGATGCCGCCGGTGACGACGCACCGCTGCGTCGTGAGCATCTGTTCCTCGACGACCTCGTCAGCGACGAGGTGCCGCGATGGCGGCCACAGGCCGAGCAGGCCGGACTTCGCCTCGACATGGAGACGCCGGAGGAAGCGCCGGTACAGGGCGATGCCGTGCTGCTGCGCCGTCTGCTGGGGGTGCTGCTCGACAATGCCCTGCGCTACGCCGCGCCTCAGGACGCTCAGGCCGAGGAAGCAACGGGCCGAGTGCGCGTGAAGGTGGCCGCACACGACACACAGGTCGAACTGCTCGTCGAGGACAGCGGGCCGGGCATTGCTCCGGCCGAGCGTGAACGCGTGTTCGATCGCTTCTTTCGCGGCGAGGACGCGAGACGTCGGCGCGCGGACGGCAGTGGTCTCGGCCTGGCCATCGCGGCCTGGGTGGTGCAGCGGCACCGCGGCAGCATTCGCATTGAAGACAGTCCCTTGGGGGGCGCCGCCTTCCGCGTGACCCTGCCGCGCGCCTAA